One genomic segment of Heliomicrobium undosum includes these proteins:
- a CDS encoding methyl-accepting chemotaxis protein translates to MQSTVAEKELSVTRSIAALPIGRFAEPVQMMEQHLKTRFVADFFEKSPHSHCVVIVEGNRPVGLLMKDKFFAHLGKRYGVSVYYDRPVRLIMEKAFTAVDAAMKVESVCKLATQRSADNLYDSMVITERGNCVGIVTIKTLLDLTTGNQVELARGQADVLAKTSEMIANIADMAQEIEVNTGHARENAQKMRLSVVDGRQAIDETVEVMATIGQAVTCQTEIIQTLETYSRRIAPISRVIGKLAEQTNLLALNASIEAARAGEYGLGFAVVAEEVKKLADETNESARNISALIGRMLPVIADAVRMANDSRERTEQGMAVAGRAGEQLNEIFAAIDNTGEHVESFYDLSGEISASSAHLLRVIQFLAQQAKATAGLESDVENSAAAMPPRRHEASRRGNPWAPSIC, encoded by the coding sequence ATGCAATCCACGGTAGCGGAAAAAGAACTCTCGGTGACCCGCTCGATCGCCGCCTTGCCCATCGGCCGGTTCGCCGAACCGGTGCAGATGATGGAGCAGCATCTGAAGACACGCTTTGTAGCCGATTTTTTTGAAAAATCGCCCCACAGCCATTGTGTGGTCATCGTCGAGGGGAACCGGCCTGTCGGCCTGTTGATGAAGGACAAGTTTTTTGCCCACCTGGGCAAGCGGTACGGCGTCTCCGTCTATTATGACCGTCCCGTCCGTCTGATCATGGAAAAAGCGTTCACCGCCGTTGATGCGGCCATGAAGGTCGAAAGTGTTTGCAAACTGGCGACGCAGCGATCAGCCGACAACCTCTATGACAGCATGGTCATCACCGAGCGGGGAAACTGTGTGGGCATCGTCACGATCAAGACGCTCCTCGATCTGACGACGGGGAATCAGGTGGAACTGGCCCGCGGCCAGGCTGACGTGCTGGCGAAAACGTCGGAGATGATCGCGAACATCGCCGATATGGCCCAGGAGATCGAGGTAAACACCGGTCATGCCCGGGAAAACGCGCAGAAGATGCGCCTCTCCGTCGTCGACGGTCGCCAGGCCATCGACGAGACGGTCGAGGTGATGGCAACCATCGGCCAGGCGGTGACCTGCCAGACCGAGATCATCCAGACGCTGGAGACCTATTCGCGGCGCATAGCGCCCATCTCTCGGGTCATCGGCAAGCTGGCGGAACAGACGAATCTCCTGGCCTTGAACGCCTCGATTGAGGCTGCCCGGGCCGGCGAGTACGGCCTGGGATTTGCCGTCGTCGCCGAAGAGGTGAAAAAACTGGCTGACGAGACGAACGAATCGGCCAGGAACATTTCGGCGTTGATCGGCCGCATGCTGCCGGTGATCGCCGACGCCGTGCGCATGGCCAACGACTCCAGAGAACGGACGGAACAGGGCATGGCCGTGGCAGGCCGCGCCGGCGAACAGCTAAATGAAATTTTTGCAGCCATCGACAACACAGGCGAGCATGTGGAGAGTTTTTACGACCTCTCCGGCGAAATCTCAGCCAGTTCGGCCCACCTGCTGCGGGTCATCCAGTTTTTGGCCCAACAGGCGAAAGCCACAGCCGGCCTGGAAAGCGACGTTGAAAACAGCGCCGCCGCAATGCCGCCGCGCCGTCACGAAGCGAGCAGGAGGGGGAACCCATGGGCCCCATCAATATGTTAG
- a CDS encoding EAL domain-containing protein produces MGPINMLEGWLKGLGHPFSQEVTFYPSTVSSAEVLKQIERGLENENGIGLVFLDIAGFTAIEQSYGFFVCKQVLTSLSKAIMEAKPVLGAGRGLFVHNLNGDDFAVYYALPPGDIGRVLDFLEGLAEDLRYRVLAAVNKPLSGLLREPLNLHLGWAILRPTSGLSLESLVYNALKEATAMAKGHSDAKWSRRVWELKEAMALRRFRVVYQPLMNLEKGEIIGYEALCRGPADSHFASPGVLFPLAEKAGLLYPLERQIRQKAVAECGELLRNQLLFLNISPSVVKDPEFAQGNTRRLIAEYGLRPQNIVFEITERTAIQDFSSFRRTLQHYREQGFRVAVDDAGAGYSSLQAIAELQPDFIKIDMSLVRDIDTSSIKQALMETFVTFGRKIGAKIVAEGIETEKELRFLCQIGVDIGQGFFIGRPAPKGEGPSPESIAVLSEKKIRGRAEPLHAVTVGSLVEEYQALQKDRPTREAMKHFQRHPDCNSLVIVDGEMPVGLVMRDKMYSHLANQYGVALYSDRPVSLVMDQDPLIVDSATRLEKVSQMATSRQLQRLYDHIIVTHENGCLGLVSIRTLLDHMTRIQMEFALAANPLTGLPGNPRIEQDILRRFEWNQAFTVIYIDLDNFKAFNDCYGFERGDQAIKLLARIAGDAVHACGRSDDLLGHIGGDDFIILTGNPHEPICKEIIAAFDREIGDLYTQEDRQRRCIQSKDRQGNACAFPIMSVSLAVVACWPGRFDHPMELGEVAAEVKKEAKRHSGSVYVVDERKPPC; encoded by the coding sequence ATGGGCCCCATCAATATGTTAGAGGGTTGGCTGAAAGGACTTGGTCATCCATTTTCCCAAGAGGTCACTTTCTACCCCTCCACTGTCTCTAGCGCCGAGGTTCTCAAGCAGATCGAGCGCGGATTGGAAAACGAAAACGGCATCGGCCTCGTCTTTCTCGATATCGCCGGCTTTACCGCCATTGAACAGAGCTATGGCTTTTTCGTCTGCAAACAGGTGCTGACCAGCCTGAGCAAGGCGATCATGGAAGCAAAGCCGGTCCTCGGCGCAGGACGCGGTTTGTTCGTACATAACCTCAACGGCGACGATTTTGCCGTCTACTACGCCCTGCCGCCAGGGGATATCGGCAGGGTCCTCGACTTCCTGGAGGGTTTGGCCGAGGACCTGCGCTACCGCGTGCTCGCAGCGGTGAACAAGCCCCTGAGCGGTCTCCTGCGGGAACCCCTCAACCTGCACCTGGGCTGGGCCATCCTGCGGCCCACCTCCGGCTTGAGCCTGGAAAGCCTCGTCTACAACGCCCTGAAGGAAGCGACGGCGATGGCCAAGGGGCACAGCGACGCCAAATGGTCGCGCCGGGTCTGGGAGTTGAAGGAAGCTATGGCCTTGCGCCGGTTCCGCGTCGTCTACCAGCCGCTGATGAACCTGGAAAAGGGGGAGATCATCGGGTACGAAGCCCTCTGCCGCGGCCCCGCCGACAGCCATTTCGCCTCGCCCGGCGTCCTTTTCCCGCTGGCGGAAAAAGCGGGCCTGCTCTATCCCCTGGAACGGCAAATCCGGCAAAAGGCCGTCGCCGAATGCGGTGAACTGCTGCGGAATCAACTGCTTTTTCTCAATATCAGCCCGTCGGTGGTGAAAGACCCCGAGTTCGCTCAGGGCAACACACGCCGCCTGATCGCCGAGTACGGCCTGCGGCCCCAGAATATCGTCTTTGAGATCACCGAGCGCACCGCCATCCAGGACTTCAGCAGCTTCCGGCGCACCCTCCAGCATTACCGCGAACAGGGGTTCCGGGTGGCTGTCGATGACGCCGGCGCCGGTTATTCGAGCTTGCAGGCCATCGCCGAACTGCAACCGGATTTTATCAAGATCGACATGTCCCTCGTCCGGGACATCGACACATCATCGATCAAACAGGCGCTCATGGAGACCTTTGTCACCTTCGGGCGCAAGATCGGCGCCAAAATCGTGGCCGAGGGCATTGAAACGGAGAAAGAACTGCGCTTTTTATGCCAGATCGGCGTGGACATCGGGCAGGGCTTTTTTATCGGCCGACCGGCGCCCAAAGGGGAGGGACCGAGCCCCGAGTCCATCGCTGTCCTGTCGGAAAAAAAGATCCGCGGGAGGGCGGAACCGTTGCACGCCGTCACCGTCGGCAGCCTTGTGGAGGAGTATCAAGCCTTGCAAAAGGACCGGCCGACCCGGGAAGCGATGAAGCACTTCCAGCGCCACCCCGACTGCAACAGCCTGGTCATCGTCGACGGGGAAATGCCGGTGGGATTGGTCATGCGGGACAAGATGTACTCCCACCTGGCCAACCAGTACGGTGTGGCCCTTTATTCCGACCGTCCCGTGTCCCTCGTCATGGATCAGGATCCCCTGATTGTCGACAGCGCCACCCGCTTGGAAAAGGTGTCCCAGATGGCCACCTCCCGCCAACTGCAGCGCCTCTACGATCATATCATCGTCACCCATGAGAACGGCTGTCTCGGCCTCGTCTCCATACGGACGTTGCTTGATCACATGACCCGGATCCAGATGGAGTTCGCCTTGGCGGCTAACCCATTGACGGGATTGCCGGGGAACCCCCGCATCGAGCAGGACATCCTGCGGCGGTTTGAGTGGAATCAGGCCTTTACGGTCATCTACATCGATCTGGACAATTTTAAAGCCTTCAACGACTGCTACGGCTTCGAGCGGGGCGATCAGGCGATCAAACTGCTGGCTCGCATCGCCGGTGACGCTGTCCATGCCTGTGGTCGCAGCGATGATCTGCTGGGCCACATCGGCGGCGACGATTTCATCATCCTGACAGGCAACCCCCATGAGCCCATCTGCAAAGAGATCATCGCCGCCTTCGACCGCGAGATCGGCGACCTCTACACCCAAGAGGACAGGCAGCGCCGCTGCATCCAGTCAAAAGACCGCCAGGGAAACGCCTGCGCCTTCCCGATCATGTCCGTCTCCCTGGCGGTGGTGGCGTGCTGGCCGGGACGATTCGACCACCCGATGGAGCTTGGTGAAGTCGCAGCGGAGGTGAAAAAAGAGGCCAAGCGCCACAGCGGCAGCGTATACGTCGTCGACGAAAGAAAACCGCCCTGTTAA
- a CDS encoding phosphate ABC transporter substrate-binding protein has translation MNSLKKFSKVVALAAVVGLLGTVAVGCGSAPKQDGAKPAADAGVKGSIQVKGSDTIVNLSQAMAEEFMKKNKDASIAVTGGGSGTGIKALINGTTDLANASREMKAEEKAQVKEKTQKDAKEIIIANDGIGFIVNKDNPVKELTMAQLADIYTGKVSNWKELGGNDEKIVVYARETSSGTHVFVKEHVMKDKEYRSDALLQNSNAAIVKEVEGNKGAIGYVGLGYLKDSIKTLGVKKDANAAAVMPSEATVKDKSYPVARPLFVYAAGEPQGAAKAFVDFMLSSEGQAIVKKMDFVPVK, from the coding sequence ATGAACTCGCTGAAGAAGTTCTCCAAGGTTGTGGCCCTGGCCGCTGTTGTTGGCCTGCTGGGCACTGTAGCCGTGGGCTGCGGGAGCGCTCCCAAACAGGACGGCGCCAAACCTGCCGCTGACGCCGGTGTGAAAGGCTCCATCCAGGTGAAAGGTTCCGACACCATCGTCAACCTGAGCCAGGCCATGGCGGAAGAATTCATGAAGAAGAACAAAGACGCCAGCATCGCTGTCACCGGTGGCGGTTCCGGCACCGGCATCAAAGCCCTGATCAACGGCACCACCGATCTGGCCAACGCCTCTCGTGAAATGAAAGCGGAAGAAAAAGCCCAAGTCAAAGAAAAAACCCAGAAAGACGCCAAAGAGATCATCATCGCCAATGACGGCATCGGCTTCATCGTGAACAAGGACAACCCTGTCAAGGAACTGACCATGGCACAACTGGCTGACATCTACACCGGCAAGGTCAGCAATTGGAAAGAACTCGGCGGCAATGACGAGAAGATCGTCGTCTATGCCCGTGAAACCTCTTCCGGCACCCACGTGTTCGTCAAAGAGCATGTCATGAAAGATAAGGAATACCGCAGCGACGCCCTGCTGCAAAACTCCAACGCCGCCATCGTCAAAGAAGTGGAAGGCAACAAAGGCGCTATCGGTTACGTCGGTCTCGGCTACCTGAAAGACTCCATCAAGACCCTCGGTGTCAAGAAAGACGCCAACGCCGCCGCTGTGATGCCCTCCGAAGCCACCGTCAAAGACAAGAGCTACCCCGTCGCTCGTCCGCTTTTTGTCTACGCTGCCGGCGAACCCCAAGGCGCCGCCAAGGCCTTCGTCGACTTCATGCTGAGCAGTGAAGGCCAGGCTATCGTCAAGAAAATGGACTTTGTGCCTGTCAAGTAA
- the pstC gene encoding phosphate ABC transporter permease subunit PstC, which produces MSPNGENTAITNEIIMCKESLSKSASKKRRIWDITEKMTEGLLFLSAFIGVVTIILIFLFLFKEAIPLMADPAANTLTSKNWYPISNPPVFGLLPLIAGSIIVTFGAIVISVPLGVGAAIYLAMVASPVVRETLKPAIEVLAGIPSVVVGFFGLAVLAPLIKDIFNLPTGLTALTGAITLALMALPTITSISEDAISSVPRRYMEASLSLGATRWQAIKTVIVPAALSGITAAIMLGIGRAIGETMTVLMVTGNAGIIPDTFLVPVRTMTATIAAEMGEVARGSDHYYALFVVGAVLFLMTFVINLVADIVSRRMKEVE; this is translated from the coding sequence GTGAGTCCGAACGGTGAAAATACAGCCATCACGAATGAAATCATTATGTGCAAAGAATCGCTGAGCAAAAGCGCTTCAAAAAAGAGAAGAATCTGGGACATTACCGAAAAAATGACCGAGGGTCTTTTGTTTCTCAGCGCCTTTATCGGCGTCGTCACGATCATCCTCATCTTCCTGTTTCTTTTTAAGGAAGCGATTCCGTTGATGGCCGATCCGGCCGCGAATACACTGACTTCGAAAAACTGGTATCCCATCTCTAACCCGCCTGTTTTCGGCCTGCTGCCGCTGATCGCCGGTTCCATCATCGTCACCTTCGGCGCCATTGTCATCAGCGTGCCCTTAGGTGTCGGCGCCGCTATCTACCTCGCCATGGTGGCCAGCCCCGTTGTGCGGGAAACGCTAAAGCCGGCCATTGAGGTCCTCGCCGGCATCCCGTCGGTCGTGGTCGGGTTTTTCGGCCTCGCCGTCCTGGCGCCTTTGATCAAGGACATCTTCAACCTGCCGACAGGCCTGACGGCGCTGACAGGCGCCATCACCCTGGCGCTGATGGCCTTGCCTACGATCACCTCCATCTCGGAAGACGCCATCTCCTCGGTGCCTCGGCGCTACATGGAAGCGTCCCTCAGCCTAGGCGCCACCCGCTGGCAGGCGATTAAGACCGTCATCGTGCCGGCGGCGCTGTCCGGCATCACGGCGGCGATCATGCTGGGCATCGGCCGCGCCATCGGCGAGACGATGACCGTGTTGATGGTTACCGGCAACGCCGGCATCATTCCCGACACCTTCCTCGTCCCTGTCCGGACCATGACGGCCACCATCGCCGCCGAAATGGGCGAAGTGGCCCGCGGCAGCGACCATTACTACGCCCTGTTCGTCGTCGGCGCGGTGCTCTTCTTGATGACCTTTGTGATCAACCTCGTGGCCGACATCGTCAGCCGTCGCATGAAGGAGGTGGAGTAA
- the pstA gene encoding phosphate ABC transporter permease PstA, whose product MSPKVAEKVAFHVLRAMAAFIVLVLIIVLWDLFSKGFPALTWEFITENPRKGMTEGGIFPAIVGTFYLVLATILFALPIGVMTAVYLVEYARESWATRIIRLAVVNLAGVPSVVFGLFGLGFFVLFLDFGVSILSGSLTLALMILPVIITTSEEALRAVPNGYREASLALGATKLQTILFIVLPNAMPGILTGSILGVARAAGETAPILLTAAAFFLPRLPDSVFDQVMALPYHLYVIATQVPNADPKIPYGTAAVLMILVLGLNLAAVLLRSYFRRMRRV is encoded by the coding sequence GTGTCTCCGAAGGTTGCTGAAAAAGTCGCCTTCCATGTCCTGCGGGCGATGGCGGCGTTTATCGTGCTGGTCCTCATCATCGTCCTATGGGACCTCTTTTCAAAAGGCTTCCCGGCTTTGACCTGGGAATTCATCACTGAAAACCCGCGCAAGGGGATGACGGAAGGGGGCATCTTTCCCGCCATCGTGGGCACCTTCTACCTTGTCCTGGCCACGATCCTCTTTGCCTTGCCTATCGGTGTGATGACAGCCGTCTACCTCGTCGAGTATGCCCGTGAATCCTGGGCGACGCGCATCATCCGCCTTGCCGTCGTCAACCTGGCCGGCGTTCCCTCCGTCGTCTTCGGCCTCTTCGGACTCGGTTTCTTCGTGCTCTTTTTGGACTTCGGTGTTTCCATCCTTTCCGGTTCGCTGACCCTGGCGTTGATGATCCTGCCGGTAATCATCACCACCTCGGAGGAAGCGTTGCGAGCGGTTCCCAACGGCTACCGGGAGGCCAGCCTCGCCCTCGGCGCCACGAAACTGCAGACGATCCTCTTCATCGTATTGCCCAACGCCATGCCGGGGATTTTGACGGGCTCCATCCTGGGTGTCGCCCGGGCAGCCGGCGAGACGGCGCCCATCTTGCTGACGGCGGCCGCCTTTTTCCTGCCCCGTCTGCCCGACAGCGTCTTTGACCAGGTGATGGCCTTGCCCTACCACCTCTACGTGATCGCGACCCAGGTGCCCAACGCCGATCCGAAGATCCCCTACGGAACGGCGGCGGTATTGATGATCCTCGTGCTTGGCCTGAACCTGGCGGCCGTTCTGTTGCGTTCGTACTTCCGCCGCATGCGAAGAGTGTAG
- the pstB gene encoding phosphate ABC transporter ATP-binding protein PstB, translating to MAKTKILAENVNLYYGDFQALKNIAITIGERDVTALIGPSGCGKSTFLRCLNRMNDIIPSCRVEGKLMFEETDIYHPDTDVVALRKRVGMVFQAPNPFPKTVYENVAYAPKLHGLKDKRKLDEIVETSLRQSALWDEVKDRLHKPALGLSGGQQQRLCIARALAIQPEVLLMDEPTSALDPISTLKIEELIRELKQHYTIVIVTHNMQQAARVSDKTAFFLVGDLVEFDDTEVIFTNPKDQRTEDYITGRFG from the coding sequence ATGGCAAAGACAAAAATTCTCGCAGAAAACGTAAATCTCTACTATGGTGACTTTCAAGCCCTCAAAAACATCGCCATCACCATCGGCGAGCGGGACGTGACCGCCCTGATCGGTCCCTCAGGCTGCGGCAAGTCGACCTTCTTGCGCTGCCTCAACCGGATGAACGACATCATCCCCAGCTGCCGCGTCGAAGGCAAGCTGATGTTCGAAGAAACCGACATTTACCACCCGGACACGGATGTGGTGGCCTTGCGCAAGCGGGTTGGCATGGTTTTTCAAGCGCCCAACCCCTTCCCGAAGACGGTCTACGAAAACGTGGCCTATGCGCCCAAGCTGCATGGCCTCAAAGATAAACGCAAGCTCGACGAGATCGTGGAGACGTCGCTGCGCCAGTCGGCGCTGTGGGATGAAGTGAAGGACCGCCTGCATAAACCGGCCCTCGGACTCTCGGGCGGGCAGCAGCAGCGTCTCTGCATCGCCCGCGCCCTGGCCATTCAGCCGGAGGTCCTGCTGATGGACGAACCCACATCGGCCCTTGACCCCATCTCAACCTTGAAGATCGAAGAACTGATCCGGGAACTGAAGCAGCACTACACCATCGTCATCGTCACTCACAACATGCAACAGGCGGCGCGCGTCTCCGACAAGACGGCCTTCTTCCTCGTCGGCGATCTCGTGGAGTTCGATGACACGGAGGTCATCTTCACCAATCCGAAAGACCAGCGCACAGAGGACTACATTACGGGACGCTTCGGCTAA
- the phoU gene encoding phosphate signaling complex protein PhoU, with product MTTRSVFDVSLKNLQQDLLRMGALVEEQIEKGIQALSRQDAALADRVVANDDEIDRMQLEIEDRCMKLIAMQQPMAKDLRRISAAWRISIDLERMSDNIVDIAKAVRRLTREGGFKPMAIIPKMAQICQRMVKDGLDAYVYEDQELAIRMSEFDHQVDALYKEVLQELTATMLKDQHQITQSTHLLFVARHLERFGDHATNIAETVVYLVSGERKDLNE from the coding sequence ATGACGACGCGTTCGGTATTTGATGTGTCATTGAAAAATTTGCAACAGGATCTGCTTCGCATGGGCGCACTGGTGGAAGAACAGATCGAAAAAGGGATCCAGGCGCTGTCCCGGCAGGATGCCGCCCTCGCTGATCGCGTCGTCGCCAACGACGATGAGATCGATCGCATGCAGTTGGAGATTGAAGACCGTTGCATGAAACTAATCGCCATGCAGCAGCCGATGGCCAAGGACCTGCGGCGGATCAGCGCAGCCTGGCGGATCTCCATCGACCTGGAGCGGATGAGCGACAACATCGTCGACATCGCCAAAGCCGTCCGCCGTTTGACCCGGGAAGGCGGTTTTAAACCGATGGCCATCATCCCAAAGATGGCCCAGATCTGCCAACGCATGGTCAAAGACGGTCTGGACGCTTATGTGTACGAGGATCAGGAATTAGCCATTCGCATGAGCGAATTCGATCATCAGGTTGACGCCCTTTATAAAGAAGTCTTGCAGGAACTGACGGCCACCATGCTGAAGGACCAGCATCAGATCACCCAATCGACACACCTGCTTTTCGTGGCCCGTCACCTGGAGCGCTTCGGCGATCATGCCACCAACATCGCAGAAACGGTCGTCTATCTCGTATCGGGGGAACGGAAGGACCTAAACGAGTAG
- the uraA gene encoding uracil permease → MKREIHVDERLPLLQTIPLSLQHLFAMFGATVFVPIMFDVNPATILLFNGIGTLLYLLLCRGKIPAYLGSSFAFISPVLMVLPKYGYEAALGGFIVVGLIFTIVALIIKVTGTGWLDVIFPPAAMGAIVAVIGLELAPVAAGMAGLVPDPTGAAPLNVKAITVSLFTLAVTLIGSVVFRGFLAIIPILFGVLAGYALAGFMGMVDWAKVVEASWVAAPKLYSPRFDWGAIAIIAPAALVVIAEHVGHLIVTGNIVGKDLSRDPGLDRSLLGNGLSTMLSGFFGSTPNTTYGENIGVLAITKVYSTWVLGIAAIIAICLSFVGKLSAAIQAIPSPVMGGVSLLLFGVIAASGVRMLVESKVDYSKASNLILTSVVLTIGVSGAQIQWGAIALKGMALATVVAILLSLLFKFFEVTGLSNEAPAEKRRESH, encoded by the coding sequence ATGAAACGAGAGATCCACGTCGATGAACGACTGCCGCTGCTGCAAACGATTCCGCTCAGTCTCCAACACCTCTTCGCCATGTTTGGCGCAACCGTCTTTGTCCCCATTATGTTTGATGTCAACCCCGCCACCATTCTCCTTTTCAACGGTATTGGCACGTTGCTCTACCTGTTGCTCTGCCGGGGCAAGATTCCAGCCTATCTGGGTTCCAGTTTCGCCTTCATCTCGCCGGTCTTGATGGTTCTTCCCAAATACGGCTATGAAGCCGCTTTGGGCGGTTTTATCGTCGTCGGCCTGATCTTCACTATCGTTGCCTTGATCATCAAGGTGACCGGCACCGGTTGGCTCGATGTGATCTTCCCGCCGGCGGCCATGGGCGCCATCGTCGCTGTCATCGGCTTGGAATTGGCGCCGGTTGCCGCCGGGATGGCGGGACTTGTTCCCGATCCGACAGGCGCAGCGCCCCTTAACGTCAAGGCGATCACCGTCTCCCTCTTCACCTTAGCGGTAACCCTGATCGGCTCCGTCGTCTTCCGCGGCTTCCTGGCCATCATCCCCATCCTCTTCGGCGTGCTCGCCGGCTACGCATTGGCCGGCTTTATGGGCATGGTCGACTGGGCGAAAGTAGTGGAGGCATCCTGGGTGGCCGCTCCGAAATTATACTCCCCGCGCTTTGACTGGGGCGCCATCGCCATCATCGCCCCGGCGGCGCTGGTCGTCATCGCCGAGCATGTGGGCCACCTGATCGTGACCGGCAATATCGTCGGCAAAGACCTCTCGCGCGATCCCGGCCTGGACCGTTCTCTCCTTGGCAACGGTTTGTCGACGATGCTCTCCGGCTTTTTCGGGTCGACGCCAAACACGACCTACGGGGAAAATATCGGCGTCTTGGCCATCACAAAGGTGTACTCCACCTGGGTGCTCGGCATTGCGGCCATCATTGCCATCTGTCTCTCCTTTGTGGGCAAGCTCTCCGCCGCCATCCAGGCCATCCCCTCACCGGTCATGGGCGGCGTCTCGCTGCTGCTCTTCGGCGTCATCGCCGCCTCGGGGGTGCGCATGCTCGTCGAGTCGAAGGTCGATTACTCGAAGGCCAGCAATTTGATTTTGACCTCCGTTGTTCTGACCATCGGCGTCAGCGGCGCCCAGATCCAGTGGGGCGCCATCGCCTTGAAAGGCATGGCCCTGGCGACGGTGGTGGCGATTCTCTTGAGCCTGCTCTTCAAGTTCTTCGAAGTTACGGGGCTGTCCAATGAAGCGCCTGCGGAAAAGCGGCGGGAGTCTCACTAA
- a CDS encoding HlyD family efflux transporter periplasmic adaptor subunit: MSRLTMVPVGKEALRQRRRQALLRLAALALLLAVAAAGLWWMKDRITGYLVKVTVELQAAKMGQMAETRELPGWVIRDERVVHASMAGHVQRLVKDGDRVRVGAPVVRLKGLSPVGEEMGNQQDLPSPRAGLIVYRLDGLEEVLDPRALDELSTEQLNTLAERPYEIPPDGLAQAGQGLFKVIDNVEKAHFLTHYDVKDLGGPLVPSRRLTLTLNAAGPNFYGKVLQVRGTDDVWAVIQLVNPPAEVFKTRRLPLRIVDKTHKGILLSKDTLVDRNGEKGVWLAVKNRAEWRPVQVKAAIGDQVIIDGVAEGELVVQNPALLREGQEIK; encoded by the coding sequence ATGTCCCGGCTGACGATGGTTCCGGTGGGAAAAGAGGCATTGCGGCAGCGGAGACGGCAGGCTCTCCTGCGCCTGGCGGCGCTTGCGCTGTTGCTGGCTGTCGCAGCGGCCGGTCTCTGGTGGATGAAAGACAGGATCACCGGCTATCTCGTCAAGGTCACTGTGGAACTGCAGGCAGCCAAGATGGGACAAATGGCGGAGACGCGCGAACTGCCTGGATGGGTGATCCGTGACGAGCGGGTTGTCCATGCGTCGATGGCTGGTCACGTGCAGCGGCTGGTTAAGGATGGCGATCGCGTCCGCGTCGGCGCGCCTGTCGTCCGGCTGAAAGGCTTAAGCCCAGTCGGGGAAGAGATGGGCAACCAGCAAGACCTGCCCTCGCCGAGAGCCGGCTTGATCGTCTACCGGCTAGACGGTCTGGAAGAGGTGCTCGATCCCCGGGCGCTCGACGAACTGAGCACAGAACAGTTGAATACCCTGGCGGAGAGACCTTACGAAATTCCACCCGATGGACTGGCCCAGGCGGGGCAGGGGCTGTTCAAGGTCATCGACAATGTGGAGAAAGCCCACTTCCTGACTCATTACGATGTGAAAGACCTGGGTGGACCGCTGGTGCCTTCGCGGCGGCTGACGCTGACCCTCAACGCGGCAGGCCCGAATTTTTACGGCAAGGTCCTGCAGGTCCGCGGGACCGACGATGTCTGGGCCGTCATCCAGTTGGTCAACCCGCCGGCAGAGGTGTTCAAAACGCGCCGGTTGCCCCTGCGGATCGTGGACAAGACCCATAAGGGCATCCTCCTGTCCAAGGACACGCTGGTCGACCGAAACGGCGAAAAAGGGGTTTGGCTGGCGGTGAAAAACCGGGCCGAATGGCGGCCCGTTCAGGTGAAAGCGGCCATCGGCGATCAGGTGATCATCGATGGGGTTGCCGAAGGGGAATTGGTTGTTCAAAACCCGGCTCTCCTCCGGGAAGGGCAGGAAATTAAATAA
- a CDS encoding YggS family pyridoxal phosphate-dependent enzyme yields MGHLQENLGRVRQRIREAAMRAGREPESIRLLAVTKTVPVERIQEVVDAGVDLLGENRVQELLDKHPQVRGPVRWHMIGTLQTNKVKYIYDKVALIHSLDRLSLAQAIDRQAARLGRPIDCLVEVNVAGEESKHGVDRRELISFIRNVTAFEGIHICGLMTMAPYVDDPEEARPVFRDLYQLSREVDELGLQRVEMRHLSMGMSNDFEVAVEEGATIVRIGSSLFGGRS; encoded by the coding sequence ATGGGCCATTTGCAGGAAAATTTGGGCCGTGTGCGCCAACGAATCCGTGAAGCCGCCATGCGCGCCGGTCGCGAACCGGAATCGATCCGGTTGCTGGCGGTGACCAAGACGGTGCCGGTGGAGCGGATCCAAGAGGTTGTTGACGCCGGTGTCGACCTGCTGGGGGAGAACCGGGTGCAGGAACTGTTGGATAAGCATCCCCAGGTGCGTGGTCCGGTCCGCTGGCATATGATCGGCACGCTGCAGACGAATAAAGTAAAATACATCTACGACAAAGTGGCGTTGATCCATTCGCTGGACAGGCTGTCCCTGGCCCAGGCGATCGACCGCCAGGCCGCTCGGTTGGGTCGTCCCATCGACTGCCTGGTGGAGGTCAACGTGGCGGGGGAGGAGAGCAAACACGGCGTCGACAGGCGCGAATTGATCTCCTTTATCCGCAACGTAACGGCCTTCGAGGGCATACATATCTGCGGATTGATGACGATGGCGCCTTACGTGGACGATCCAGAGGAGGCGCGACCCGTTTTCCGCGATCTGTATCAACTTTCTCGCGAAGTGGATGAATTAGGGCTACAAAGGGTAGAGATGAGGCATCTTTCCATGGGCATGTCCAACGATTTTGAAGTCGCAGTCGAAGAAGGAGCGACCATCGTCCGAATCGGCTCCAGCCTGTTCGGCGGTCGCTCGTAA